From one Anaeromyxobacter diazotrophicus genomic stretch:
- a CDS encoding RNA methyltransferase has product MSAAPPVRLVLLGPRNAENVGAVARAMKNFGLDDWALVAPRVEDLAPARRLAVHAGDLLESVRRCATLEEAVADCAWVVGTTPRRVPGRRRLGPAELAREAVARAPARTALVFGDERSGLSNADALRCHELSAIPAEAAQPSLNLAQAALLYCWSLREAALAAAPRAPAPRAAPATDADVARVEERLREVLRGGRFLAGPERHAVRDLADTLRRARLSAREARLWTAALARVARTLAR; this is encoded by the coding sequence GTGAGCGCGGCGCCGCCCGTCCGCCTCGTGCTCCTCGGACCCCGCAACGCCGAGAACGTCGGCGCGGTCGCCCGCGCCATGAAGAACTTCGGCCTCGACGACTGGGCGCTGGTGGCGCCGCGGGTCGAGGACCTCGCGCCGGCGCGGCGGCTGGCCGTCCACGCGGGCGACCTGCTCGAGTCCGTGCGGCGCTGCGCCACGCTGGAGGAGGCGGTGGCGGACTGCGCCTGGGTGGTCGGGACCACCCCGCGCCGGGTGCCAGGCCGGCGCCGGCTCGGACCGGCGGAGCTCGCGCGCGAGGCGGTGGCGCGCGCGCCCGCCCGCACCGCGCTCGTCTTCGGCGACGAGCGCAGCGGGCTCAGCAACGCCGACGCCCTCCGCTGCCACGAGCTCTCCGCCATCCCCGCCGAGGCGGCGCAGCCCTCGCTCAACCTGGCCCAGGCGGCGCTCCTCTACTGCTGGTCGCTGCGCGAGGCCGCGCTCGCCGCGGCGCCGCGCGCCCCGGCGCCACGGGCCGCCCCCGCCACGGACGCCGACGTCGCGCGCGTGGAGGAGCGGCTGCGGGAGGTGCTGCGCGGCGGCCGCTTCCTCGCCGGGCCGGAGCGCCACGCGGTGCGCGATCTCGCGGACACGCTGCGGCGCGCGCGCCTGTCCGCGCGCGAGGCGCGCCTGTGGACGGCGGCGCTCGCGCGCGTCGCGCGCACCCTCGCGCGCTGA
- a CDS encoding HAD-IA family hydrolase, translating to MTARSLAVLLDLDGTLVDTVPFILQSVGAAFEGRARRPSEAEWLAGIGQPLRVQLAPYATGPEDLDAILARYRAYQREHHDRMTRAFPGAVEAVRAVAAAGHRVGVVTGKLGDTAQRALELVGLAPFVQTVVAADSCPEHKPDPAPVLLALARLGRPATEALFLGDAPVDLQAGRAAGVTTVAALWGAASREVLLAHGPAHLLEDVSGLPALVARLAARSAAA from the coding sequence GTGACTGCCCGCTCCCTGGCCGTGCTGCTCGACCTCGACGGCACGCTCGTCGACACCGTCCCGTTCATCTTGCAGTCCGTAGGCGCCGCCTTCGAGGGGCGCGCCCGCCGCCCGAGCGAGGCGGAGTGGCTCGCCGGCATCGGCCAGCCGCTCCGGGTCCAGCTGGCCCCGTACGCCACCGGCCCCGAGGATCTCGACGCCATCCTGGCGCGCTACCGCGCCTACCAGCGCGAGCACCACGACCGGATGACGCGCGCCTTCCCCGGTGCGGTGGAGGCGGTGCGCGCGGTCGCGGCCGCGGGCCACCGGGTGGGCGTCGTGACCGGCAAGCTGGGCGACACCGCCCAGCGCGCGCTCGAGCTGGTGGGCCTCGCGCCCTTCGTCCAGACCGTGGTGGCGGCCGACAGCTGCCCCGAGCACAAGCCGGACCCGGCGCCGGTGCTGCTCGCGCTCGCCAGGCTCGGCCGCCCCGCCACCGAGGCGCTCTTCCTCGGGGACGCGCCGGTGGACCTCCAGGCCGGCCGCGCCGCGGGGGTGACGACGGTCGCGGCGCTCTGGGGCGCGGCCTCGCGCGAGGTCCTCCTCGCCCACGGCCCGGCGCACCTGCTCGAGGACGTCTCCGGGCTGCCCGCGCTCGTGGCGCGGCTCGCCGCCCGGAGCGCCGCGGCGTGA
- a CDS encoding cytochrome c3 family protein: MSAVRKLVIALCTLAPAAAFAAGGHDAVGCGGCHSLHAAKGEIIFAVQPNTKYLNPKTKQPYGGTTALCLACHQDTDKGGQGFAPVSQHSSHPFGLASVNPKVAKVPAELLRDGRFECIGCHDPHPSNPYYKYLRVDTKGGKEMDNFCAACHAMKADGSAAQKATFFSSMDERGTRTAAAAAEPAAPKKKK, translated from the coding sequence ATGTCTGCCGTCCGCAAGCTCGTCATCGCTCTCTGCACGCTCGCCCCCGCTGCGGCCTTCGCCGCCGGCGGCCACGACGCCGTCGGGTGCGGCGGCTGCCACTCGCTCCACGCCGCCAAGGGCGAGATCATCTTCGCCGTCCAGCCCAACACCAAGTACCTGAACCCCAAGACCAAGCAGCCGTACGGCGGGACGACCGCCCTCTGCCTCGCCTGCCACCAGGACACCGACAAGGGCGGGCAGGGCTTCGCGCCCGTCTCCCAGCACTCCAGCCACCCGTTCGGCCTCGCCTCGGTGAACCCGAAGGTCGCGAAGGTCCCCGCCGAGCTGCTGCGCGACGGCCGCTTCGAGTGCATCGGCTGCCACGACCCGCACCCGTCGAACCCGTACTACAAGTACCTGCGCGTCGACACCAAGGGCGGCAAGGAGATGGACAACTTCTGCGCCGCCTGCCACGCCATGAAGGCCGACGGCTCCGCCGCCCAGAAGGCGACGTTCTTCAGCAGCATGGACGAGCGCGGCACCCGCACCGCCGCCGCGGCCGCCGAGCCCGCCGCGCCGAAGAAGAAGAAGTAG
- a CDS encoding trimeric intracellular cation channel family protein codes for MLEHPFQTAVGFDLAAIFLFAITGALAGVRKGYDLVGAAVLALVTALAGGLLRDILLQRGTPVLLTDGRYLSAVLLGTAAVAVARGHLHRLRLVILLVDALGLGIYGVVGAQKALAAGLPLTTALLLGTINAVGGGLVRDLLTGEEPLIFKPGEWYALSSVAGCGAFLACVAGAHLDPRPAALVGIAVAFSTRLLSIRLGWRTGPLSVERDA; via the coding sequence ATGCTCGAGCACCCTTTCCAGACCGCCGTCGGCTTCGACCTGGCGGCCATCTTCCTCTTCGCCATCACCGGCGCGCTCGCGGGCGTGCGCAAGGGGTACGACCTCGTCGGCGCCGCCGTGCTCGCGCTGGTGACGGCGCTCGCGGGCGGCCTCCTGCGCGACATCCTGCTGCAGCGCGGGACCCCGGTGCTGCTGACCGACGGGCGCTACCTCTCGGCGGTGCTGCTCGGCACGGCGGCCGTGGCGGTGGCGCGCGGGCACCTGCACCGGCTGCGGCTCGTCATCCTCCTGGTGGACGCGCTCGGGCTCGGCATCTACGGCGTGGTGGGGGCGCAGAAGGCGCTCGCGGCCGGCCTGCCCCTCACCACCGCGCTCCTCCTCGGCACCATCAACGCGGTCGGCGGGGGCCTGGTGCGCGACCTGCTCACGGGCGAGGAGCCGCTCATCTTCAAGCCGGGCGAGTGGTACGCGCTCTCGTCGGTGGCGGGCTGCGGCGCGTTCCTGGCCTGCGTGGCGGGCGCGCACCTCGACCCTCGCCCCGCCGCGCTGGTCGGGATCGCCGTAGCCTTCTCGACCCGCCTGCTCTCGATCCGCCTCGGCTGGAGGACCGGCCCGCTGTCCGTCGAGCGGGACGCCTGA